One window of the Callospermophilus lateralis isolate mCalLat2 unplaced genomic scaffold, mCalLat2.hap1 Scaffold_378, whole genome shotgun sequence genome contains the following:
- the LOC143640628 gene encoding terminal nucleotidyltransferase 4B-like — translation MDPRIAWFQPEQLGPSNSLWMQIWETTQGLRNLYFNHHCHSSGGASGGGGSSTATGGSGSSTGSPSGAAPAPAPAGMYRSGERLLGGHALPAEQRDFLPLETTNNNNNHHQPAAWARRAAAGPSASLSPSASSSPHPSAAVPAAEPADPASGSSNKRKRDNKASTYGLNYSLLQPSGGRAAGGGRVDGSGGVYSGTPWKRRNYNQGVVGLHEEISDFYEYMSPRPEEEKMRMEVVSRIQSVIKELWPSATWENLPLWTLEEALRKHKVADEDSVKVLDKATVPIIKLTDSFTEVKVDISFNVQNGVRAADLIKDFTKKYPLHPREDACIPNTNYGVLLIEFFELYGRHFNYLKTGIRIKDGGSYVAKDEVQKNMLDGYRPSMLYIEDPLQPGPVSSSSATQSSSSDVDSDATPCKTPKQLLCRPSTGNRVGSQDVTLESSQAVWKMQSTQTTNTSNSTNKSQHGSARLFRSSSKGFQGTTQTSHGSLMTNKQHQGKSSNQYYHGKKRKHKRDAPLSDLCR, via the exons ATGGATCCGAGGATCGCCTGGTTCCAGCCAGAGCAGCTCGGACCGTCCAACAGTCTGTGGATGCAGATCTGGGAGACGACCCAGGGGCTGAGGAACCTCTACTTCAACCACCACTGTCACAGCAGCGGCGGCgcgagcggcggcggcggcagcagcaCGGCCACCGGCGGGAGCGGCAGCAGCACCGGCAGCCCCAGCGGCGCGGCCCCGGCTCCGGCCCCGGCCGGCATGTACCGCTCCGGGGAGCGCCTGCTGGGCGGCCATGCGCTGCCCGCGGAGCAGCGGGACTTCCTGCCCCTAGAGacgaccaacaacaacaacaaccaccaccAGCCGGCGGCCTGGGCCCGCCGGGCTGCCGCGGGCCCCTCGGCGTCCTTGTCCCCCTCGGCGTCCTCGTCACCGCACCCCTCGGCCGCCGTCCCTGCCGCCGAGCCCGCGGACCCGGCCTCGGGCAGCAGCAACAAGAGGAAGCGCGACAACAAGGCCAGCACCTACGGACTCAACTACAGCCTGCTGCAGCCCAGTGGAGGGCGGGCCGCGGGGGGCGGCCGGGTGGACGGCAGCGGGGGCGTGTACAGCGGGACCCCGTGGAAGCGGAGGAACTACAACCAGGGAGTCGTGGGTCTGCATGAAGAGATCAGTGATTTTTATGAGTACATGTCTCCGAGGCCCGAGGAGGAGAAGATGCGGATGGAGGTGGTGAGCAGGATCCAGAGTGTGATCAAGGAGCTCTGGCCCAGCGCTACC TGGGAAAACCTACCCCTCTGGACCCTGGAGGAAGCCCTTCGGAAACACAAAGTTGCAGATGAGGATTCGGTGAAAGTTCTAGACAAAGCGACTGTGCCTATTATTAAATTAACAGATTCTTTTACTGAAGTGAAAGTTGATATCAGCTTTAATGTCCAGAATGGCGTGAGAGCAGCAGACCTCATCAAAGATTTTACCAAGAAATATCCT TTACATCCCAGGGAAGATGCTTGCATCCCCAATACAAACTATGGTGTTCTCTTAATAGAATTTTTTGAATTATATGGACGACACTTCAATTATTTAAAGACTGGCATCCGGATAAAGGATGGTGGTTCATATGTGGCCAAAGATGAAGTACAGAAAAATATGCTGGATGGCTACCGGCCATCAATGCTTTATATTGAAGACCCTTTACAACCAGGTCCAGTGTCCTCCTCTTCTGCCACGCAGTCCAGCTCTAGTGACGTTGATTCTGATGCGACACCATGCAAAACCCCGAAACAGCTGCTTTGCCGGCCGTCTACTGGGAACCGAGTAGGGTCACAAGATGTGACCTTGGAGTCCTCTCAGGCAGTTTGGAAAATGCAGAGCACCCAAACCACTAACACATCCAACAGTACCAACAAATCCCAGCATGGATCAGCAAGGCTCTTCCGTTCTTCCAGCAAAGGCTTCCAAGGTACAACTCAAACAAGCCATGGTTCCTTGATGACAAACAAACAGCATCAAGGCAAATCCAGTAATCAGTATTACCATGGCAAAAAGAGGAAACACAAGAGGGACGCGCCCCTCTCAGACCTTTGTAGATAG